A stretch of Lathyrus oleraceus cultivar Zhongwan6 chromosome 6, CAAS_Psat_ZW6_1.0, whole genome shotgun sequence DNA encodes these proteins:
- the LOC127091124 gene encoding uncharacterized protein LOC127091124, producing the protein MAKKRKSIASTLDEVDRTMYASFCTAANSLSQLHMHAVNHQKLSFQAGQRHSLEKLYQWIQRQQEGGSRVATLDILNYIQNELDYFGEEQSISPRAAPQSATQVASSGFTVSPGSSCQTVVGHGLRSEHCDNQSKSFEFSNALPSPVRRSLQHYQVGEGGSYLSGGPSTGNGNQNTESIFFHHQSRDSTAFSSNDSAMDMHAD; encoded by the exons ATGGCGAAGAAGAGGAAATCCATAGCCTCCACCCTCGACGAAGTCGATCGAACCATGTACGCTTCGTTTTGTACCGCGGCTAATTCTCTCTCCCAGCTTCACATGCATGCCGTTAATCACCAGAAACTATCCTTCCAAGCTGGTCAACGACATAGCCTC GAAAAACTTTATCAGTGGATCCAGAGACAGCAAGAGGGTGGATCAAGAGTTGCAACACTTGATATACTTAACTACATTCAG AATGAACTGGATTATTTTGGAGAGGAGCAATCCATTTCGCCTAGAGCAGCACCACAATCAGCAACACAAGTTGCTAGTTCTGGCTTTACAGTATCACCTGGTTCTTCGTGCCAAACAGTTGTTGGACATGGACTCAGGTCGGAGCACTGTGATAATCAATCCAAGAGTTTTGAGTTTTCAAATGCTTTGCCAAGTCCTGTTCGTCGAAGTCTTCAGCATTATCAAGTTGGCGAGGGAGGGAGCTACCTTAGCGGCGGTCCCTCCACAGGTAATGGAAACCAGAACACTGAATCCATCTTTTTTCACCATCAAAGCAGGGACTCTACTGCATTCAGTTCCAACGATTCTGCCATGGACATGCATGCAGACTAG